One segment of Nostoc flagelliforme CCNUN1 DNA contains the following:
- a CDS encoding helix-turn-helix domain-containing protein: MLRVECDRWNESASKLREEALKANHARTRERLMALYEICNGKSATKVGRETGRNPQTVMEWVHRYNLSGIKALLYQRTGGHPPFFPQK, encoded by the coding sequence ATGCTCAGAGTAGAATGCGATCGCTGGAATGAAAGTGCCTCAAAATTGAGAGAAGAAGCATTAAAAGCGAATCATGCTCGTACTCGCGAGCGTTTAATGGCACTGTACGAAATATGTAACGGAAAAAGTGCGACAAAGGTAGGCAGAGAAACAGGGCGTAACCCTCAGACAGTAATGGAGTGGGTACATCGTTACAATCTCTCAGGTATAAAAGCACTGTTATATCAGCGTACAGGTGGTCATCCCCCTTTTTTCCCTCAGAAGTAA
- a CDS encoding fatty acyl-AMP ligase has product MDNFSTFLDILQYRAIHQSEQIAYTFLLNGETESVSLTYQELERKAQAIAVRLQDRVKVPGSRVLLLFPPGLDFITAFFGCLYAGCVAVPAYPPRRNQKLSRLQAIVSDAQASAALTTTSELTSMESQLFRNPKLSAIHWLAIDKIDNDCASDWQDPTANSDTLAFLQYTSGSTGTPKGVMVTHGNLLHNEQIIQRAFGHTHNTIFVGWLPLFHDMGLVGNVLQPLYLGIPCFLMSPVAFLQKPIRWLQAISRYKATTSGGPNFAYELCVRQITSEQRDQVDLSTWEVAFSGAEPIRAETLERFTSTFADCGFRHEAFYPCYGMAETTLFVSGGLKTQPPVICQIERTALEKNKAIVATDRSDIQKIVGCGRSWLDTKIAIVEPKSLTRLTDGQVGEIWVSSPSVASGYWNRPSQTKDTFHAYLDTDEKPYLRTGDLGFLQDGELFITGRLKDLIIILGRNHYPQDIELTVEQSHPALRPSCGAVFSVEIAGVEQLAIVQEVERTHLRKLNGNDAIAAIRKAVAQEHDLQAYAILLLKTGTLPKTSSGKVQRSACRDAFLAGSLDVVADWSVNPQNKAQFRHLESEVESLLQKLKVCELPTVTAESQNPSVVSPQLEPTPATIETTRLDRYEKNSCINILWYY; this is encoded by the coding sequence ATGGATAATTTTTCTACCTTTTTAGATATCTTGCAATACCGAGCAATACATCAGTCGGAACAAATTGCCTATACCTTTTTATTAAATGGAGAAACAGAAAGCGTAAGTCTTACTTATCAAGAATTGGAGCGAAAAGCGCAAGCGATCGCCGTTCGACTTCAAGACCGAGTTAAAGTTCCAGGTTCGCGAGTCTTGTTGCTGTTTCCACCAGGTCTAGATTTTATTACTGCTTTCTTTGGCTGTTTATACGCTGGGTGTGTCGCCGTTCCCGCTTATCCGCCTCGACGCAATCAAAAACTATCCAGACTGCAAGCGATTGTATCGGATGCCCAAGCGTCGGCGGCGCTTACTACAACATCCGAATTGACTAGCATGGAAAGTCAATTGTTTCGGAATCCAAAATTATCTGCCATACACTGGCTAGCTATCGATAAGATTGACAACGACTGTGCATCAGACTGGCAAGATCCAACTGCCAACAGCGACACTCTCGCTTTTCTTCAGTACACTTCAGGTTCTACCGGAACGCCGAAAGGAGTAATGGTCACTCACGGCAATCTCTTGCACAACGAGCAAATAATTCAAAGAGCATTTGGACATACGCATAATACTATTTTTGTCGGTTGGTTGCCTTTATTCCATGATATGGGACTAGTTGGCAATGTGTTACAGCCCCTATATTTGGGAATACCGTGTTTTCTCATGTCGCCTGTAGCATTTCTGCAAAAACCAATTCGCTGGCTACAGGCAATCTCACGCTACAAGGCAACTACTAGTGGAGGTCCTAATTTTGCTTATGAGCTTTGCGTTCGCCAAATTACTTCCGAACAGCGCGATCAAGTCGATCTAAGTACTTGGGAAGTGGCTTTTAGCGGAGCCGAACCAATCCGAGCCGAGACACTAGAGCGTTTTACTAGCACTTTCGCCGATTGCGGCTTTCGCCACGAAGCATTTTATCCCTGCTATGGGATGGCTGAGACAACTTTATTTGTCTCTGGAGGCTTGAAAACGCAACCTCCAGTAATTTGCCAAATCGAGAGAACTGCTCTCGAAAAAAACAAAGCAATAGTTGCGACTGATCGCTCGGATATTCAAAAAATAGTCGGCTGTGGTCGGAGTTGGTTGGATACAAAAATCGCGATCGTCGAACCCAAATCTTTAACTCGGCTTACAGATGGACAAGTGGGAGAAATTTGGGTATCGAGTCCGAGTGTGGCTAGTGGCTACTGGAATCGACCATCGCAGACAAAAGATACTTTCCATGCTTATCTTGACACGGATGAAAAACCGTATCTACGCACGGGAGATTTAGGGTTTTTGCAGGATGGCGAGCTATTTATTACCGGTCGGTTGAAAGATTTGATTATTATCTTGGGTCGCAATCATTATCCTCAAGATATCGAACTAACAGTAGAACAAAGCCACCCAGCACTGCGTCCTAGTTGTGGAGCGGTTTTTTCTGTCGAAATTGCTGGTGTAGAACAATTGGCGATCGTCCAAGAGGTAGAACGAACTCACCTGCGGAAGCTAAATGGCAATGATGCGATCGCAGCAATTCGCAAAGCAGTGGCACAAGAGCACGATTTACAAGCTTACGCGATTTTGCTGCTCAAAACTGGAACGCTTCCAAAAACTTCTTCTGGGAAAGTGCAGCGTAGTGCTTGTCGAGATGCTTTTTTGGCTGGCAGTTTGGATGTAGTGGCAGACTGGAGTGTAAATCCGCAAAATAAGGCTCAATTCCGACATTTAGAGTCAGAAGTTGAATCTCTGCTACAAAAGCTGAAAGTTTGTGAATTACCAACAGTGACTGCTGAGAGTCAAAATCCATCTGTTGTCAGCCCCCAGTTAGAACCAACACCAGCAACTATTGAAACTACTAGATTAGACCGATATGAAAAGAACTCTTGCATAAATATTTTGTGGTATTATTAG
- a CDS encoding IS481 family transposase, producing the protein MPIDTIVDLRRRLEQLPPRSPSRRVLVQEIAQLYGISEDTVYRTLREGNVVRPVRRVDCDVPRVIPKAGLERYCEIIAAIKIRTSNRKGRHLSTVQAIRLLEEDGINTPDGHLRVPVGLLKPTTVNRYLNKWGYDRDTLLRQPPAVRFQAEYSNQCWHFDLSPSDLKHVKAPAFLEPGRGHPLLMLYSVVDDRSGFAYQEYHGVYGEDVEAALRFMFAAMSLKSETDFPFQGIPQMLYMDNGPIAKSLVFQKVMGYLGIEVRTHLPNGKDGRRVTARSKGKVERPFRTVKEMHETLYHLHEPETEAEANAWLMKFLLHYNSRPHRSEPHSRMEDWVSNLPSNGIRQMCNWERFCTFARSPERRKVGIDARVTVEGVAYEVEPDLAGETVVLWWGLFDNELYVEHGERRYGPFLPVDGPIPLHRYRSFKKTRTQKRADRIESLAKQLSLPNSVIGKGNPPEFGSSTTQLKVQPFVDPNPFQELTFSTVIAAKLAIADYLARPLAKLTPEQMAYINAVLVSTLNKQEVMKQIRDFFNPLSGTSHVE; encoded by the coding sequence ATACCAATTGATACAATCGTAGACCTACGTCGTCGCTTAGAGCAGCTACCACCGCGCAGTCCATCTCGTCGGGTATTAGTCCAAGAAATAGCTCAACTGTATGGCATTTCCGAAGATACTGTGTATCGAACACTACGAGAAGGAAATGTTGTTCGCCCAGTGCGGCGCGTTGATTGTGATGTCCCGCGTGTGATTCCTAAAGCCGGACTAGAGCGATACTGCGAAATCATTGCTGCCATTAAAATACGCACATCTAACCGCAAAGGTCGCCATTTATCTACCGTGCAAGCAATTCGCTTATTGGAAGAAGATGGCATCAACACACCAGATGGTCATCTTCGCGTTCCAGTCGGTTTGCTCAAACCAACCACCGTCAATCGTTATCTCAACAAATGGGGTTACGACCGCGATACCCTGCTGCGACAACCACCTGCTGTTCGCTTCCAGGCAGAATATAGCAATCAATGTTGGCATTTTGACCTCAGTCCATCAGACCTCAAGCACGTAAAAGCACCAGCCTTCCTAGAACCGGGACGTGGACATCCCTTGTTGATGCTTTATAGTGTCGTGGATGACCGTAGTGGTTTTGCATACCAAGAATACCACGGTGTTTACGGTGAAGATGTGGAGGCAGCACTGCGGTTTATGTTTGCCGCCATGTCACTCAAGTCGGAGACTGACTTTCCCTTTCAAGGCATTCCCCAAATGCTGTATATGGACAATGGGCCCATTGCCAAGAGCTTAGTGTTTCAAAAAGTAATGGGTTATTTGGGGATTGAAGTACGTACCCATTTACCAAATGGCAAAGATGGACGACGGGTGACAGCTCGTTCTAAGGGGAAGGTGGAACGACCGTTTCGCACTGTTAAAGAAATGCACGAAACTCTCTACCATCTGCATGAACCGGAGACCGAAGCTGAGGCAAACGCTTGGTTGATGAAGTTTTTGCTCCATTACAATAGCCGACCCCATCGCAGCGAACCCCATTCCCGGATGGAAGACTGGGTGAGCAATTTACCTAGTAACGGTATCCGTCAAATGTGTAATTGGGAACGTTTTTGTACATTTGCACGCTCCCCAGAACGCCGTAAGGTAGGCATCGATGCTCGCGTTACGGTTGAGGGGGTGGCTTATGAGGTGGAGCCAGATTTGGCTGGAGAAACTGTAGTTCTGTGGTGGGGCTTGTTCGATAACGAACTGTACGTAGAACATGGTGAACGTCGCTATGGGCCGTTTCTGCCTGTGGATGGCCCAATCCCCCTACATCGCTACCGTAGTTTTAAGAAAACACGAACACAGAAACGGGCTGACCGAATTGAATCTTTGGCTAAACAGTTGTCTTTACCGAACTCTGTGATTGGTAAAGGCAACCCGCCTGAATTCGGGAGTAGTACAACCCAACTAAAGGTGCAGCCTTTTGTAGACCCCAATCCATTTCAAGAACTGACATTCAGCACGGTGATTGCAGCCAAATTAGCGATCGCCGATTATTTGGCACGCCCATTAGCCAAACTCACCCCTGAACAAATGGCTTATATTAATGCGGTTCTGGTGTCTACTCTCAATAAGCAGGAGGTAATGAAACAAATTCGAGATTTCTTTAACCCATTATCAGGTACGAGCCATGTTGAGTGA
- a CDS encoding recombinase family protein produces the protein MAMVIYAYLRVSSDRQDLHNQRHGILEYANIHALSPIQFIEDTVSGREKWSERGVGQLLTQTALESDVVIFSEVSRMARSTLQVLEMLECCVRRGINVHIVKLGMVLDDSMQSRITATVLGLAAEIERELIVLRTTEALAKRKAEGKTLGRPKGRQSAHLKLDTREAEIRSYLAKGMSKRSIAKLVDCSPSTLYDWLSRKHLHSRHDKLVEKS, from the coding sequence ATGGCTATGGTTATTTATGCTTATTTAAGAGTCTCCAGCGATCGCCAAGACCTACACAACCAACGACATGGCATTTTGGAGTATGCCAACATACACGCTTTGAGTCCCATCCAGTTTATTGAAGACACAGTTTCTGGACGAGAGAAATGGTCGGAGCGAGGTGTAGGACAACTACTGACTCAAACTGCCCTTGAATCCGATGTAGTAATTTTCTCAGAAGTCAGTCGGATGGCACGCTCTACTCTACAAGTATTAGAAATGCTAGAGTGCTGCGTGCGCCGAGGAATTAACGTCCATATCGTAAAACTTGGTATGGTGCTAGATGATTCAATGCAAAGCCGAATCACAGCAACAGTTTTGGGCTTGGCAGCAGAAATCGAACGGGAATTGATTGTACTCAGAACAACCGAAGCATTAGCCAAACGAAAAGCTGAAGGAAAAACCTTAGGACGACCCAAAGGACGACAATCCGCACATTTAAAACTGGACACAAGGGAAGCAGAAATTCGCAGTTATTTAGCCAAAGGAATGAGCAAACGGTCAATTGCCAAACTAGTCGATTGTTCACCTTCCACCCTTTATGATTGGTTGTCACGTAAACATCTCCACTCACGCCACGACAAATTGGTGGAGAAATCATAA
- a CDS encoding IS5 family transposase — MKIEKAKHLTARKFKRMAGVSRQTFELMVDLVKADAQKKKKSGRRPKLIIEDQVLMVLQYWREYRTYYHIGLDFGLSESAVCRLVFKIENILIKSRKFRLPGKKELWKMSSQEDLVVMDVTESPIEKPQKGQKRYFSGKQGEHTLKTQVVIRQKSSQIICLGHGQGRIHDFKLFKSSGIKFGELLKVIADKGYQGIAKIHQLSETPIKKPKGKRLTKEQKKYNRELNRLRIVVEHVNRRLKIFKILSDRYRNPHRRFGLRSNLIAGIYNHELAL, encoded by the coding sequence GTGAAAATAGAGAAAGCTAAACACCTGACTGCGAGAAAATTTAAGCGCATGGCTGGAGTAAGTCGTCAAACTTTTGAGTTAATGGTTGATTTAGTTAAAGCTGATGCTCAAAAGAAAAAGAAATCAGGTCGTCGTCCTAAATTAATTATTGAAGACCAAGTTTTAATGGTTCTTCAATACTGGAGAGAGTACCGTACTTATTATCATATTGGGTTGGATTTCGGGCTTTCTGAATCTGCGGTTTGTCGATTAGTTTTTAAAATTGAAAATATTTTGATTAAGTCAAGAAAGTTTCGTTTACCAGGGAAAAAAGAATTATGGAAAATGTCATCCCAAGAAGATTTAGTTGTGATGGATGTCACAGAGAGTCCAATTGAAAAGCCTCAGAAAGGCCAAAAAAGATATTTTAGTGGCAAACAAGGAGAACATACTTTAAAAACGCAGGTAGTAATTCGCCAAAAAAGCAGTCAAATCATCTGTTTAGGGCATGGTCAGGGAAGAATTCATGATTTTAAGCTATTTAAAAGCAGTGGGATAAAATTTGGAGAATTACTGAAAGTAATAGCGGATAAAGGCTATCAAGGAATTGCTAAAATTCATCAATTAAGTGAAACACCAATTAAGAAACCAAAAGGAAAAAGGTTGACGAAAGAACAGAAAAAATACAATCGGGAACTCAATCGATTAAGAATTGTTGTTGAACACGTAAATCGTCGTCTAAAGATATTTAAAATTTTGTCTGATAGATATCGGAATCCTCATCGACGTTTTGGATTAAGGTCGAATTTAATTGCGGGAATTTATAACCACGAATTAGCTTTATAA
- a CDS encoding ParM/StbA family protein produces the protein MSNIHTLQKILTAGFDNGYGSLKLLVDGFEVVRVPSYISTVEMEDVPGRVVFNGSAYTVGESAYRTGNYFDRNTDNNENKVNNALLTLLGALAHLPHRKAWHLKLVVSLHDVGLAEELQKVLNGEYQPILAGKQSDVKVEVLKVVLEGMGALFGHPLPKKLTILDFGNGTTLYSRYNQGKREVHTAYPIGVEVLIDDISQKMKHLNGGKIGDPSKIRFCLEMGHTRYSRDIDIKDVYSTSLKDWYEKYLKKVVNLTLDAKHQGDEIWAIGGGCLLPGFKKLLEKNGFKILDNPVEANVSGLLEMAKTINSKNLTGTSLK, from the coding sequence ATGTCAAACATTCACACCTTACAAAAAATTTTGACTGCGGGTTTCGATAACGGTTACGGAAGTCTCAAACTTTTAGTCGATGGCTTTGAAGTAGTTCGTGTGCCGAGCTATATTTCCACGGTAGAAATGGAAGATGTGCCAGGGCGTGTAGTTTTTAACGGTAGTGCTTATACAGTTGGAGAGTCAGCTTACCGTACAGGAAATTATTTTGATCGCAACACAGACAATAATGAAAATAAAGTCAATAACGCATTATTGACTTTATTGGGTGCATTGGCACATCTACCACACCGTAAGGCTTGGCACTTAAAATTAGTCGTTAGCTTACATGATGTTGGTCTGGCTGAAGAACTTCAAAAAGTACTCAATGGAGAATATCAGCCAATACTTGCTGGCAAACAATCAGACGTGAAAGTAGAAGTGCTGAAAGTTGTACTAGAGGGTATGGGTGCATTGTTTGGGCATCCACTACCGAAAAAGCTAACCATTTTAGACTTTGGCAATGGTACGACTTTGTATTCTCGTTACAACCAAGGGAAACGAGAAGTTCACACTGCTTACCCCATCGGTGTAGAAGTTCTCATCGATGATATCTCCCAAAAAATGAAACATTTAAATGGCGGAAAAATCGGAGATCCATCCAAAATCCGATTTTGTTTGGAAATGGGGCATACCAGGTATAGCCGTGACATCGATATCAAAGATGTATACAGTACTTCTTTGAAAGATTGGTATGAAAAATACTTGAAGAAAGTGGTGAATCTGACCCTTGATGCCAAGCACCAGGGGGATGAAATCTGGGCGATTGGTGGAGGCTGCCTCTTACCAGGATTTAAAAAGCTGTTGGAGAAAAACGGCTTCAAAATCTTGGACAATCCGGTAGAAGCCAATGTCTCTGGGCTTTTAGAGATGGCGAAAACCATTAACAGCAAAAATCTAACGGGCACATCTCTTAAGTAA
- a CDS encoding ParB/RepB/Spo0J family partition protein yields MSERTLDRLSGLDGLFGNDESATTQASMLPISQIILPKSQPRRYFDQNKLESLANSIKEVGLLEPIVVRCIRENTYELVAGERRLKACQIAKLENVAVNIIECDNITASRIRLVENLQREDLNVYEETIGILELLAMLLEIDQETVVQHMYQMHHAYNGETGHNVMSNKESLTIQKVFTQLGKITWQSFVSNRLPILNLKDDIKAALAEGKLEYTKALAISKIKDKEKRTEVLRQAIEESLSLSKIKEIVKEIIQQSPKDEKNVSVKKQYQEKTSDIFKLLKKSKVWDDDKKVKQLMKSIGQIEKLLTETDLTSEIENDFNG; encoded by the coding sequence ATGAGTGAACGTACATTAGATAGATTATCTGGTTTGGATGGGCTATTCGGAAATGACGAATCCGCTACGACACAAGCTTCAATGTTACCAATATCCCAAATTATTCTTCCTAAATCTCAACCCCGACGATATTTTGATCAAAATAAACTCGAGTCTCTTGCTAATAGCATTAAAGAAGTAGGGTTGCTAGAGCCTATAGTTGTTAGGTGTATTAGAGAAAATACCTACGAACTTGTAGCAGGCGAACGTCGCCTTAAAGCTTGCCAAATAGCTAAGTTAGAAAATGTAGCTGTAAATATCATCGAATGCGATAACATCACAGCAAGCCGCATTCGTTTAGTTGAAAACCTTCAACGTGAAGACCTGAATGTTTATGAAGAAACTATTGGAATTTTAGAACTACTTGCAATGTTGCTAGAGATAGACCAGGAAACAGTAGTTCAACACATGTATCAGATGCACCATGCCTATAACGGTGAAACTGGACATAACGTTATGTCCAACAAAGAAAGCCTTACCATACAAAAAGTTTTTACTCAATTAGGGAAAATTACGTGGCAGTCTTTTGTATCAAACAGACTCCCTATACTAAATCTAAAAGATGATATTAAAGCAGCTTTAGCAGAGGGAAAATTAGAGTATACAAAAGCTTTGGCAATATCTAAAATTAAAGATAAAGAAAAACGAACTGAGGTGTTGAGACAGGCAATAGAGGAGAGTCTTTCTCTGTCTAAAATTAAAGAAATAGTAAAAGAAATTATTCAGCAAAGTCCAAAAGACGAGAAAAATGTAAGCGTTAAAAAACAGTATCAAGAAAAAACTAGTGACATCTTTAAACTTCTTAAAAAAAGTAAGGTTTGGGATGATGATAAAAAAGTCAAACAACTTATGAAGAGTATTGGTCAAATAGAAAAGCTTTTGACTGAAACAGATTTAACGTCTGAGATTGAGAATGATTTCAATGGTTAG
- a CDS encoding sigma factor gives MASFGSDTVGIYLREIGRIDRLLPEQEIFYARLVRSMLALEQQKNLLMQRLKRSPNGSELCAEVNKTEAELTQILEQGQLAKHLMITANLRLVVAVAKKYRWSNLEFLDLIQEGAIGLQKAVEKFEPNRGYKFSTYAKGVDSAVNYQSSCRTISHYSPTP, from the coding sequence ATGGCGAGCTTTGGCTCTGATACAGTTGGAATTTACCTACGAGAAATTGGTCGCATTGATAGGCTATTACCTGAGCAAGAAATTTTCTATGCAAGACTTGTAAGGTCTATGCTGGCACTTGAGCAGCAAAAAAATCTTCTCATGCAACGGCTAAAGCGTTCTCCAAATGGGTCTGAACTCTGTGCCGAGGTGAATAAAACAGAAGCAGAATTAACCCAAATCCTTGAACAAGGGCAACTGGCAAAACATTTAATGATTACTGCCAACCTCCGCTTAGTGGTTGCAGTCGCTAAAAAATATCGTTGGAGTAACCTAGAATTTTTGGATCTGATTCAAGAGGGAGCAATAGGTTTACAGAAAGCGGTAGAAAAATTTGAGCCGAATCGGGGCTATAAATTCTCTACTTATGCAAAAGGCGTGGATTCGGCAGTCAATTACCAGAGCAGTTGCAGAACAATTTCACACTATTCGCCTACCCCATAA
- a CDS encoding DUF1822 family protein — translation MVDFPINSTDFRLLQPEVIELEQEHFQQATKISAKATSEVLSWQTYLNVLALLSFKEWLTKRILDQRIHLNINAIDTVGHLSVGEFKICVIATENLLDEVVNISEYAIEQQQATADFYVLFEVLEEQEQAICRGFLDYNQLMNYLQRFDLQLSADGCYQLPFFLFDLEPNHLLFYCRFLQPSAISLPVASAATNTSLPLQTYLNKTRTQLCQNSHYTLHPV, via the coding sequence ATGGTTGATTTTCCAATAAATTCCACCGATTTTAGACTTTTGCAGCCAGAAGTCATAGAACTGGAACAAGAGCATTTTCAGCAGGCAACAAAGATTAGCGCCAAAGCAACCAGTGAAGTACTCTCTTGGCAAACATATCTAAATGTACTGGCACTACTTAGCTTTAAAGAATGGTTGACTAAACGAATACTAGACCAAAGAATTCATCTAAATATCAATGCAATTGATACTGTTGGTCATCTCAGTGTTGGGGAATTTAAAATTTGTGTAATTGCTACAGAAAATTTACTTGATGAAGTGGTAAATATTTCTGAGTATGCGATTGAGCAACAGCAAGCAACGGCTGACTTTTATGTACTGTTTGAGGTGTTAGAGGAGCAGGAACAAGCGATTTGTAGAGGGTTTCTGGATTACAACCAACTAATGAATTATCTTCAAAGATTCGATTTGCAACTCTCAGCCGACGGTTGTTACCAGTTACCGTTTTTTTTATTTGATCTAGAACCAAATCACTTGTTATTCTACTGTCGTTTTTTGCAACCGTCAGCTATATCTCTCCCTGTTGCTTCAGCCGCAACAAATACTTCGCTGCCTTTACAAACATATCTCAATAAAACTAGAACTCAATTATGCCAAAATTCTCACTACACCCTACACCCTGTCTGA
- a CDS encoding IS630 family transposase: protein MGTSLQSLRYKSTVISAYRWSSPFFPSEVKSAIDSEIRQALEFAATPPQQRQQTITQKPRWTLKRLAAWIDKQFNLKCCRESIRKTLKNLGFSWKKARKLLNKANSKKRREFLEKLKGLLDDALHNGHLLIFIDEAHIHLDSDEGYGWSVKGERFWVSSNSPGRAKVSFYGIYVYNYAKVKIFPYLKADQFNTIDVLKHLRTEFPDQEVTLIWDGAPYHRAQLVNEALQVLQINLQPLPSYSPDFMPVEHLWQWLREDVTYHTCYQSAAELIERVHLFEQDIHSNPFEISDRLWVKNHLDPDEEKLRVST, encoded by the coding sequence GTGGGTACATCGTTACAATCTCTCAGGTATAAAAGCACTGTTATATCAGCGTACAGGTGGTCATCCCCCTTTTTTCCCTCAGAAGTAAAGTCAGCAATTGATTCTGAGATTCGTCAAGCTCTTGAGTTTGCAGCAACACCACCCCAACAAAGACAACAGACAATAACGCAAAAGCCTCGTTGGACATTGAAGCGTTTAGCGGCTTGGATTGACAAACAGTTCAATCTCAAATGTTGCCGAGAGTCAATACGTAAGACTCTCAAGAACTTAGGGTTTTCGTGGAAAAAAGCACGTAAACTTTTAAATAAAGCTAACAGTAAAAAACGTAGAGAGTTTCTAGAAAAACTCAAGGGTTTGCTTGATGATGCTCTCCATAATGGTCATTTGCTAATTTTTATCGACGAGGCACATATTCATCTTGATAGCGATGAAGGCTATGGTTGGTCAGTTAAAGGTGAGCGTTTTTGGGTCAGTTCCAACTCTCCAGGAAGAGCCAAGGTTTCCTTTTATGGGATCTATGTTTATAACTATGCCAAAGTCAAAATTTTTCCTTACCTGAAAGCTGACCAATTCAATACGATTGATGTTTTAAAGCATCTAAGAACTGAATTTCCAGACCAAGAGGTCACTTTAATTTGGGATGGTGCTCCCTATCATCGTGCACAATTGGTAAACGAAGCATTGCAAGTCTTACAAATAAACTTGCAACCCTTACCTAGTTACAGTCCTGATTTTATGCCTGTCGAACACCTGTGGCAGTGGTTGCGTGAAGATGTTACTTATCACACGTGCTATCAATCTGCTGCTGAACTGATTGAACGTGTTCATTTATTTGAACAAGACATTCATTCTAACCCCTTTGAAATTAGCGATCGCCTATGGGTAAAAAATCACCTTGACCCTGACGAGGAAAAACTACGGGTTTCAACGTAG
- a CDS encoding ExeA family protein — protein MLSDVMTYFGLKRTLDHVGYFETQEQTNLFKELKPQIRQGRLIALTGVVGCGKTTTLQRLQLELSSEKDIIISRCLAIDKDKVSVGVLMSALFCDLSTEKDAKPPTQPELRERKFLALIQKCRKPVVLFVDEAHDIHHGTLVKIKRLIELVRQNGCTLSVVLLGHPKLKNDLRRPSLEEIGARTNIFSLEGIRGHQVEYIKWLLSECIHDDYLPEDLITNEAIAFLAERLTTPLQIEHYLQRAFEDAYQAATKPVTLGMAEAVLTVGLNDLEPRLIRHGYTKTVLAELLNIRVSEVNSFLHAQLPPGRTQDLRDQMLKIGIPLYASEGN, from the coding sequence ATGTTGAGTGATGTCATGACTTATTTTGGACTTAAACGTACCTTAGATCATGTGGGCTATTTTGAGACCCAAGAACAGACAAATCTATTCAAAGAACTCAAACCCCAAATTAGGCAAGGTCGTTTGATTGCTCTAACAGGTGTTGTTGGTTGTGGTAAAACAACGACTTTACAACGACTGCAATTAGAATTGTCCTCCGAAAAAGACATTATTATTTCTCGTTGCCTTGCAATTGACAAAGATAAGGTCAGTGTCGGGGTTTTGATGAGTGCTTTGTTTTGCGATTTAAGTACAGAAAAGGACGCTAAACCACCGACCCAACCAGAACTCAGAGAACGAAAATTCTTAGCTTTAATTCAAAAATGCCGTAAGCCTGTAGTGCTTTTTGTGGATGAAGCTCATGACATTCATCACGGTACGTTAGTCAAAATTAAGCGTTTAATTGAATTGGTACGCCAGAATGGTTGCACTTTATCTGTAGTGCTGCTGGGACATCCCAAATTGAAAAATGATTTGCGTCGACCATCTTTGGAAGAGATTGGTGCTAGAACCAATATTTTTAGTTTAGAAGGTATTAGAGGACATCAAGTTGAGTATATAAAATGGCTGTTGAGCGAGTGTATTCACGATGATTATCTGCCTGAAGATTTGATTACCAATGAGGCAATTGCATTTTTGGCAGAACGATTGACGACTCCATTGCAAATCGAACATTATTTGCAGAGGGCTTTTGAAGACGCTTATCAAGCAGCAACGAAGCCTGTCACTCTTGGTATGGCTGAAGCTGTCTTGACTGTGGGACTTAACGATTTAGAACCTCGCTTAATACGGCATGGTTACACGAAGACAGTACTAGCTGAGTTATTAAATATACGAGTAAGCGAGGTAAATTCTTTTTTACACGCTCAGTTGCCTCCTGGTCGAACCCAAGATTTGAGAGACCAGATGTTAAAAATTGGAATTCCCTTGTATGCGTCAGAGGGAAATTAA